Proteins from one Molothrus aeneus isolate 106 chromosome 27, BPBGC_Maene_1.0, whole genome shotgun sequence genomic window:
- the LOC136567089 gene encoding LOW QUALITY PROTEIN: platelet glycoprotein Ib alpha chain-like (The sequence of the model RefSeq protein was modified relative to this genomic sequence to represent the inferred CDS: inserted 2 bases in 1 codon), translating into MEVLALTLVTLLALLPPAQPCSSEMNKVKDLLEVNCTGQALSAVPPDLPADTGILLLSDNRLESLSTTAFLSLTQLQDIDLANNGLVALHTGPLLLSLKELTLSHNALAALPVLEGLPALTHLAVAHNSLETLAPGAFRTVPELQNLDLRGNKMQQLPQEAFAGLKALKELDLSDNLLKELPKELLQDLKKLETLWLSGNQLQTLPTDFFPKGHFFMYVFLTENPWHCNCDLHYLQTWIQKNADIVYQPERGLEETKVEVAPEKVLCHSPAEHRQKPIIHFKLNCSIVEDADEEGGDEYNYEEETREKATMTTFPPHPFIPKEHTTMPCAITSSCLPTLTTTRSPLTRPSLSTPCTSTLSPNPLLVVLTSIRAPGTTIPVPASLTMTPTQTPSTATILTAATTITLHRPATFDNAPSLPTAMSNSPSSTSGHPQTTLAANSIYGSLVGSTGTFPTTSTAVPSTAMLEASSIVTSPCPTLMSANTMLSTHAPTLPPPLDTTHFTQPACSPLPAPPPLCPCSIPGQAVPVLRLQAGGEALQWGQWVLRHCCLLHWVLYLASLALLVLTMLALAGWLTWMCLVGQPSWHQSLQTQEVQYPLLEWRESTGNPMMHLSSFKIPLQQPKFCTIKEVELCPEVTYCTIKDLGIQRSCPASYSFCTTKELWVHXSPLHALVKPFSRKLMVTDLSFLRTPSAYSLDRGVETIGDVRVKYAGNTM; encoded by the exons ATGGAGGTCCTTGCCCTGACCCTGGTTACACTTCTGGCTCTGCTgccgccagcccagccctgctcctcagaGATGAACAAGGTCAAGGACCTCCTGGAGGTGAACTGCACGGGACAGGCTCTCAGCGCAGTGCCCCCAGACCTGCCTGCAGACACAGGCATCCTGCTGCTCAGTGACAATCGCCTGGAGTCCCTCTCCACCACTGCCTTTCTGTCCCTCACCCAGCTTCAGGACATTGACCTGGCCAACAATGGGCTGGTGGCTCTGCACACAGGGccgctgctgctgtccctgaagGAGCTGACCCTCTCCCACAATGCACTGGCAGCCCTACCTGTCCTGGAGGGCCTGCCTGCACTCACCCACCTGGCTGTGGCTCACAACAGCCTGGAGACCTTGGCCCCAGGGGCTTTCCGCacagtgccagagctgcagaaccTGGACTTGCGAGGGAACAagatgcagcagctgccccaggaggCCTTTGCAGGGCTGAAGGCACTCAAGGAGTTAGACCTCTCAGACAATCTCCTGAAGGAGCTACCCAAGGAGTTGCTGCAGGACCTGAAGAAGTTGGAGACCCTCTGGCTCTCAGGGAACCAGCTGCAGACCCTGCCAACTGACTTTTTCCCAAAGGGGCACTTCTTCATGTATGTTTTCCTCACTGAGAATCCCTGGCATTGCAACTGTGACCTGCACTACCTCCAGACCTGGATCCAGAAGAATGCTGACATTGTTTATCAGCCAGAGCGGGGTCTGGAGGAAACAAAGGTGGAGGTCGCACCTGAGAAGGTactgtgccacagccctgctgagcatAGGCAAAAGCCCATCATTCACTTTAAGCTTAACTGCAGCATTGTGGAGGATGCGGATGAGGAAGGAGGGGATGAATATAATTATGAGGAAGAAACAAGAGAGAAAGCTACCATGACCACCTTCCCCCCACATCCATTCATCCCCAAAGAGCACACTACCATGCCCTGTGCTATTACCTCATCTTGCCTTCCTACCCTTACTACCACAAGATCTCCCCTCACCAGACCTTCCCTCAGCACCCCTTGTACCTCCACCCTTTCCCCAAACCCTTTGCTTGTGGTGCTGACAAGCATCAGAGCTCCCGGCACCACCATTCCTGTACCAGCCAGTCTCACTATGACACCCACACAGACCCCCAGTACTGCCACCATTCTCACGGCTGCTACCACCATCACCCTGCACAGACCTGCCACCTTTGACAATGCCCCTTCACTGCCAACAGCTATGAGCAACAGCCCTTCTAGCACCAGTGGCCATCCCCAAACCACCCTTGCTGCCAACAGTATCTATGGCAGTCTCGTGGGGTCCACTGGAACATTTCCCACCACTTCCACAGCAGTGCCTTCCACTGCCATGCTAGAGGCCTCTTCCATTGTCACATCTCCATGTCCAACTCTGATGTCAGCCAACACCATGCTTTCCACTCATGCCCCAACACTACCACCTCCCTTGGACACCACACATTTCACCCAACCTGCATGTTCCCCCCtacctgctcctcctcccctctgccCATGCTCCATCCCAGGACAGGCTGTACCTGTGCTGCGTTTGCAGGCAGGTGGGGAGGCTCTGCAGTGGGGGCAGTGGGTGCTGAGGCACTGCTGCCTGTTGCACTGGGTGCTCTATCTGGCTTCCTTGGCTCTGCTGGTCCTGACCATGCTGGCTCTAGCAGGTTGGCTGACATGGATGTGTCTGGTGGGACAACCCTCCTGGCACCAGTCCCTGCAGACCCAAGAGGTGCAGTATCCATTGCTGGAATGGAGGGAGTCAACAGGAAACCCTATGATGCATCTCAGCAGCTTCAAAATCCCCCTCCAGCAACCTAAATTCTGTACAATCAAGGAAGTGGAGTTGTGCCCTGAGGTTACCTACTGCACAATTAAAGATCTGGGGATACAGCGCAGTTGTCCTGCAAGCTACTCCTTCTGCACAACAAAGGAGTTGTGGGTTCA CAGTCCTCTGCATGCATTAGTCAAGCCTTTCTCCAGGAAGCTGATGGTCACAGACCTTAGCTTCCTGAGGACCCCATCTGCTTACAGCCTAGACAGGGGTGTTGAGACTATCGGTGATGTCAGAGTGAAATATGCAGGTAACACCATGTAA